In Pseudomonas saponiphila, the genomic stretch AACCCAACCCTGGCCGCCGTAGGCTCGGCAGCCAACTGGGTCAAGCACGCTGACAGCAACAAGGTCACCGCCGGCGTAATGATTACGCTGACCACTAAGCCCTGATAGCCACCCTGGAAGCGGTCAGCGATGGCCGCTACGGAGATTTCCATGGAACTGATTTACACGAACCAGCTTGAAGGCTTCGACCCGGACAAGCGCTACCGGACTGCAAGTCTGTTTCGCGGTATCGAGCGCGATGCGACGGCAGTGGTGGTCGTCGGCGACTATCCGGACATTATCGCTGCCTATGAGGCTGCCGGTGTTGATGTGTCGGTTGTCGAGGCCTCGGCCGTACCTGTCCCAAGCGCCAAGGCACCTGCATCTGGTGAGCTGGCAGACGAAGTTGCAAAGCTGCGAGCTGAAAATGGCGCGGTCATTCTCCTGCTTGATGGTCTGGATGCTGGCGAAATCCAGCAACCCAGGTCTGGCGAGCTGGCGACCCGCCTGTTTGAATCGCTGGGCATCATCCATGCCTCAGTCGGTGAGCTGACAACTGAGCGTGACGGCCTGCTACTGACTGTCGATGCGCTGCGCGGTGAGCTCGAGACTTTGAAGAAAGCGGCCCCTGCGGCGCCGCATGACGAGGCTGGCGAAATCGCGGCTCTGAAGGCCAAGCTCGACGCTGCAGGTGTGCAGTACCGGGCCAACGCCTCCAAAGAATCGCTTGAAAAGCTCGTTGCCGAGCTGCCCAAGGCCTGATACTGCTGGCTGCCGGTGATCCGGCGGCCAATCCTCCACCCATTCCAGCGAGTTGACGTATGACACTCATCATCGAGGACGGCACCGGGAAGCCTGACGCCGAAAGCTACGCATCCGCCGAGGATCTGGCCATGTACGCCGTGAAATTCGGCGTCACCATCCCTGTGGAAGTGCCTGCACAAGAAGCGCTTCTTCGCCGGGCCGCCTTGGCAATGGATGGCATGACCTGGAAGGGGCGCAGGACCAGCAGCGAGCAGGCTCTGGCTTGGCCGCGCCGGGAAGTGCTGCTGGATCAGGAGATCAAGCCCAACAACTACCTGCCGGCTCGGATCCAGTACGGCCAGATGGCTCTGGCTGCCGAGATCCATCAGGACGATGTTGACCCGATCGAGAAGCGCAAAGGCGCGGTAACCCTGGAGCGTGTCGAAGGGGCGGTAACCCGCGAGTACGCCACCATCCCGAACACCAGCGGCCGTCTGTTGCCAGCGGCGCCGGACCGGCCGAGCGCCACGCAGTTTGCGGACTATCTCCAGAAGCGCGGGCTGTTTGCAGTGCGCGCATAGTTGAAACGGAGCCACCATGGCCTTCTACGACGAAATGACTGTGATGGCTCTGGAGATGATCACAGAGTTCGGCCAGCCTGTAACCATCCGCAACATCAAGCCCGGCGAGTACGACCCTGAGACAGGATCAGCCGGTCCTGACACCATCATCGAGCAGACGGCCCAGGGCATCCTGCTCGACTTCACAGGCCTGGAGTTCCAGAACAACAGCCTCATCAAGCAGGGCGACAAGAAACTCAAGGTCGCCGCTCAGGGGCTGGAGTGGGCGCCTGATCTGCTGAACAAGGTGATCATTCAGGGCCGCACTTGGTCCATCGTTCCGCCGCTGAAAGAGATCAACCCCGCCGGTACGCCGATTCTGTACGAGCTGCAGGTGCGGTCATGAACCGCTACGCCGGCAGGAACGGCAGCTTCGCCGAGAACATCCGCCAGTTCGCTGAGCAGGCCCAGGCCGGCATTGACGCCACCTTTCGCGAGATCGTGATCGAGATCGGCAGCAGCGTGATTCGCATGTCTCCGGTGGGCAATCCGGATATCTGGGCGGCCAACGTGGCGCACCGTGCGGCCAACACGCGGGCGGCTGATGACTACGATTTCAAAGTCTCGGTGCGCAACACGCTGATCAACCTGGACGAAAGCAACTTCACCAAGGCCGGCAAGCTGCGCCGCGGCGTGAAGTACGCCAAGCCCCTGACCAAGACCGAGCGCGACCAAAACTTCAACGTGAACGGCCTGGTCGCCGGGAAGGACTATGTCGGCGGTCGCTTCCGGGGGAACTGGCAGTTCTCAATCGATACACCCGCCGACGGCACGCTGGATCAGGTCGACCCTTCTGGCGGCGTGACTCTGGCCAAGCTGCGGCTGCAGGTCGGGCAGCTGACAGCAGGCCAGACAGCCTACATCGTGAACAACCTGCCTTATGCGGTGCCGCTCGAGTACGGGCACTCCAAGCAGGCCCCCGGCGGCATGGTCCGGATCACGCTGGCCAGGTTCCAGCAGATCGTCGACGAAGCCATCAGGAACAACCAGGTATGAGCCACAACCTCATTGCGTCCATATTCGAAGCTCGGGTGATCGCCTGGGCGAAAGCCAGGACAACTCCACTGAAAGTGGTTGTCGAGAACGAGGCCTACACGCCAAAGGACGGAGAAACCTACCTCCGGGTCTACACGCTGCCGGCAGACACTGCGAGCAACACCCTGGGCGGCGATCACCGGCTGTACACCGGCGTCTTCCAGGCCAGCGTGGTAACGCCATCGGGCAAGCGCCGCGGTCCGGCCGTAGGCCTGGCTGATGAGATCAGCGCGCTGTTTCCGCTGTATGAACGGAACGAGAAGGCCGGTTTGACGGTGATCACCATGACGCCACCAGACCAGGGCCCAGGCATTCAGGGTGACACTACCTACACCGTGTCCGTGTCCTTCCAGTACCGCGCCGATACCAACTGATTCCGCCCATCGGGCAACCCCACAGACCCGCCATTGAGCGGGTTTCGTTATTTCTGAAGAGAGGAAACACCCATGGGCTACAAGATTCCGAACGGCGGCACCTTCCAGCATGCCGCGACTTACGCAACCGCTCTGTCCTTCACTGCAATTTCCAACGCCTCCGAGGCTGTCGCCACCGTTGTGGGCGCCGACCTGGACGCCGGCGACATCGTGCTGCTGACCTCCGGCTGGAGCAAGCTGGACAACAAGGTGGCGCGGATTAAAGCCGCGACTGCCACGGCGATCACACTTGAAGGGATCGATACCACCGATACGCAGCTGTTCCCGGCGGGTAACGGTGCAGGCACCATGAAGAAGATCCTCACCTGGGTACTGATTCCGCAGGTCACCGACCTGGCTTTTTCCGGCGGCGAGCAGAACTACCTCGATGTCACCTTCCTGGAAGACGACCAGGGCAAGCAGATCCCTACCGACAAGTCCGCAGCCAGCATGGTGCTGACCATCGCAGATGATCCGGCCCAACCCTTCAACGCGGTGCTGATGTCGGCTGATGCGGGCAAGAAGGTGCAGGCTGCACGGCTCAATCTCCCGGGCAATGACACGCTGCTGTACGGGGCCTACACCTCGTTCTCCAAGCAGCCGGCAGTATCGCGCAACAACCTGCTGACTCGGACGGTCAACCTGGCGTTGCAGTCCGAGCCAACCCGCTATCTGACCTCGGTGTAATCCATGGCCAAGTTCTCGCTGATCCAGAATCCAACCTTCAAGGCCGACGTGCTGATCCCGCAGCTGGGCGGCGAGCCGGTGAAGGTGGGGTTTGAGTTCAAGTACCTGGACCGGACCGGCCTGGCCGAGCTCTACGCTGAGTGGGGCGAGCGCCACAAGGCCCTGGGGTTGAAGGCTGACGAGATGGACCTGAAAGCCTTCACTGCAGCCCAAATCGACCTGCAGGTGGATCAGGTGAAGGCTGTGGTGGCCGGCTGGGACTTCGAAGAAGAGTTCAACGACCGGAACATCCGCATTCTGGTCACCTCGATTGTCTCGATACCCAGCGCGGTATTGGCCGCATATTCCGAGGCGTTCAACCAGGCCCGCCTGGGAAACTCCTAAGCGCCGCGCGGGCCCTCTATCAGCAAGAGCCTTTGGCCGAGGAACTGAAGGTCTTTGGCTTTCGGGTGGGCGACCTCACGGGCGATTGCGAGGTATGGCCGGACAACTGGCCGGCCTTCACCGTCTTCGAGGCAATGGGCACCCAGTGGCGGGTCGGCGCGTGCGGCGCTACTGGCCTGGACTACGGCGTCCTGCCGAGCGTCATTCGAATGTGTGGCGTGCCGGCAAGCTCCAGGCAAAGCATTTTCAGTGACATCCGGCAGATGGAGGCTGAGGTCCTGGCCGTAATGGCTGAACAGAGAGACAACAAATGAGCACTACCTTCGCTTCGCTTGGCATTGCGGTTGAGTCGTCTCAGGCGGTCAAGGCTGCCGATGACCTGGATAAACTGGTCGACGCTGCCGAAGGGGCAGAGAAGGCCGTCGATGACCTTGGCAAGGCTGGGGAGGGCCTGGCCAACACCGGCAAGAAAATCAGCCAAGCTGAGGCGGAGGCCGCCCAGGGCATCGATAAAGCTACCAGTGCGAAGGAACGTCAGGTCGAGGCCAGCCGCAAGGCCGGAACAAGCGCCGCAAGCGAAATCGCCATCATCAGCCAGCTCGACAGGGCGATGACCGGCAATATCGACAGCATGGAGAAGCTGGTCCAGGCGGAGGGATTGCTTGAGCGAGCCCGCAAGGGTGGCCTGGTCACCATTGAGCAGCAGGAGGCCTACCAGGAGCGTCTCGGCAAATCCTTCGACAAGATCGAGAAGGCCGAAGCCAAGGAGATGGCGCAGAAGCAGCGCCTGATCGACGCCGAGAACCGGCAGATTGAGGCACTGAAGCGCACGGTCAACAGCATCGATCCCCTGAATGTGAAGCTGGCCAAGCTGGAGTCGCAGGAAAAGGCCGCCCATGAGGCTTTCCGCCTTGGCGCAATCAACGCGGAACGCTACGGCGAGGCCTTGGCCAAGGTCGGCAAGGATCGGGCCGGTATCACCGCGACAGAGGGCGCATTCGACAAGCTGAAGCTCGGCACCCGCCAGGCTCAAGAAAACGTCATGCAGCTGACCAACGCCCTGCAATCTGGAGATTGGGGGAGTGGTGCGCGGGCTATTGCACAGCTTGGCGCTGGGGCCGGGGCCTCTGCGAAGAGTCTTGCGGCCGCCCTGATACCCGCGGGGCTGCTGGCGGGCGTCATCGGTGGTCTCGGGTATGCCTACTTCGACGCCATGAAGCAGGCGCGGGAGTTCAACAGCGCCATCAATGGTGGCTCAAACGATGCGGGGCAAAGTGTCGCCAGTCTCAAGTCCATGAGTGATTCGGCGGGTACGCTGACCGGCAACCTGGCCGGTGCGCGCGAGGCTGTAATCGCTCTGGCATCAGGAGCGGCCACCAGTGGTGTCCAGATGCAGAACCTGGCCGAGGCCGCAGCGGCCATTGGTGAGGTCACTGGGAAGGGGGCGGGTGATATTGCGAAGTCGCTGGCCAATGCCGGCAACACCGCAACGGAAGCGGCCTCGAAGATCAGCGATCAATATGGGCTGCTGACCTACGAGCAGTACCAGGTCATCAAGGCCATCGATGAGCAGGGTGACCACCAGCGCGCGCTGGATACACTCAGTGAAAACCTGAATCAGTCTGCGCAGGAGCGGCTAAAAAACTACCGCGACTCGCTGTCGGACATCGAGCGCGATTGGGATCGGGTGAAGGTCGCCATCAAGGGTGCTTACGCTGAGATTCGGTCTGAGATCTTCCCGGACCTAGCCAAGCAAATCGAGATCACCCAGCGGGTGCTGGATACCCGTAAAGGTGGTGGTGTCGCTGGTGCTGTTTCGAATGGTCTCAGCTCGCTCAACTCCTTCCTTGGGCTGGCTGACGGGGAGAACGACGACTCCACGCCTGCGCTGGAAGCAAGGCTCGCAGCGCTGAAGGCACGGCAGGCAGCCAGCCAGAGTAATGCGGTAGCAACTGGCGAGGAAACGCGGGCGAACAAGGAGCTCATTGCGGTCCAGAAGGATCTGGACAAGCAAATGGACAACCTGAACCCGCTCGCAAAGCGTCAGGAGGCCTACAAAAAGCTCAACGACCAGTTCACCACGCTCTATCAGAACGCGGAAAAAACTGGCCAGAAGTCGGCTCTGCTGGATGGCGTTCAGTTTGACGGGAAGAAATTTTCCGGCGGCGCCTATGACCAGTTGCGCAAGGCAATCGACGAGCAGAAAAAGGACCCAAAATCTGCCGCCAGCGCGGTAGACCTGACGGCCTTCAACAACTCGAAAAACAACCTTTCCGGCATCCTGTCCGAGTACAAAAACGCCCAGAAGGAACTGGACGCGGCGCAGAAGGCGGGGCTTGTGTCCCAGGCCGACTACCTGCTCAAACGCCAGGCCATGATTGGCAATGAGCGGGACGAGGTAACGGCTGCCTATCAGGCGGAAATTGCGGCGCTCGAAGCAGCGAAGGGCAAGGCCAGTACCTCCGCTGCCCAGCGCATTCAGCTGGACCAGAAGATCGCCGATGCCCGAGCCGCCATGGTCAAGGCTCAGCGGGACGCTGACACTGAGCTGAGCGTACTGGCCAAGAACGAAGAGGGCCGGCTGAAGAAGCAGGAACTGGCGGTCAAGACCTACACCAGCGCCCTGCAGCAGCAAGTCGATACGCTGCGCGAGCAGGGTATGCGTT encodes the following:
- a CDS encoding DnaT-like ssDNA-binding protein; its protein translation is MTLIIEDGTGKPDAESYASAEDLAMYAVKFGVTIPVEVPAQEALLRRAALAMDGMTWKGRRTSSEQALAWPRREVLLDQEIKPNNYLPARIQYGQMALAAEIHQDDVDPIEKRKGAVTLERVEGAVTREYATIPNTSGRLLPAAPDRPSATQFADYLQKRGLFAVRA
- a CDS encoding phage tail terminator-like protein is translated as MSHNLIASIFEARVIAWAKARTTPLKVVVENEAYTPKDGETYLRVYTLPADTASNTLGGDHRLYTGVFQASVVTPSGKRRGPAVGLADEISALFPLYERNEKAGLTVITMTPPDQGPGIQGDTTYTVSVSFQYRADTN
- a CDS encoding phage tail protein, giving the protein MGYKIPNGGTFQHAATYATALSFTAISNASEAVATVVGADLDAGDIVLLTSGWSKLDNKVARIKAATATAITLEGIDTTDTQLFPAGNGAGTMKKILTWVLIPQVTDLAFSGGEQNYLDVTFLEDDQGKQIPTDKSAASMVLTIADDPAQPFNAVLMSADAGKKVQAARLNLPGNDTLLYGAYTSFSKQPAVSRNNLLTRTVNLALQSEPTRYLTSV
- a CDS encoding phage tail assembly chaperone, with protein sequence MAKFSLIQNPTFKADVLIPQLGGEPVKVGFEFKYLDRTGLAELYAEWGERHKALGLKADEMDLKAFTAAQIDLQVDQVKAVVAGWDFEEEFNDRNIRILVTSIVSIPSAVLAAYSEAFNQARLGNS
- a CDS encoding DUF1799 domain-containing protein; translated protein: MGDLTGDCEVWPDNWPAFTVFEAMGTQWRVGACGATGLDYGVLPSVIRMCGVPASSRQSIFSDIRQMEAEVLAVMAEQRDNK
- a CDS encoding phage tail tape measure protein — protein: MSTTFASLGIAVESSQAVKAADDLDKLVDAAEGAEKAVDDLGKAGEGLANTGKKISQAEAEAAQGIDKATSAKERQVEASRKAGTSAASEIAIISQLDRAMTGNIDSMEKLVQAEGLLERARKGGLVTIEQQEAYQERLGKSFDKIEKAEAKEMAQKQRLIDAENRQIEALKRTVNSIDPLNVKLAKLESQEKAAHEAFRLGAINAERYGEALAKVGKDRAGITATEGAFDKLKLGTRQAQENVMQLTNALQSGDWGSGARAIAQLGAGAGASAKSLAAALIPAGLLAGVIGGLGYAYFDAMKQAREFNSAINGGSNDAGQSVASLKSMSDSAGTLTGNLAGAREAVIALASGAATSGVQMQNLAEAAAAIGEVTGKGAGDIAKSLANAGNTATEAASKISDQYGLLTYEQYQVIKAIDEQGDHQRALDTLSENLNQSAQERLKNYRDSLSDIERDWDRVKVAIKGAYAEIRSEIFPDLAKQIEITQRVLDTRKGGGVAGAVSNGLSSLNSFLGLADGENDDSTPALEARLAALKARQAASQSNAVATGEETRANKELIAVQKDLDKQMDNLNPLAKRQEAYKKLNDQFTTLYQNAEKTGQKSALLDGVQFDGKKFSGGAYDQLRKAIDEQKKDPKSAASAVDLTAFNNSKNNLSGILSEYKNAQKELDAAQKAGLVSQADYLLKRQAMIGNERDEVTAAYQAEIAALEAAKGKASTSAAQRIQLDQKIADARAAMVKAQRDADTELSVLAKNEEGRLKKQELAVKTYTSALQQQVDTLREQGMRSAAGLGQGDRQRDLTNQQNAIDDRINQQKLDLANQYGDGSRGMSLDEYTQKLQALEATQQKLHDTVVSNYDDMTAAQGDWRNGASSAWQNYLESARDVAGQTKSLFTNAFGSMEDAIVQFAMTGKLSFADFAKSVLADMARIAVRQASSSALSSLFGMAASAAGSYFGGGTASAGSTQAGYTGVDFSSYQANGGGWDGGVQFFKDGGAFTNSIVSKPTAFGMAGGKTGVVGEAGPEAIVPLARTSGGQLGIRALGGASSSSNNQVVIQQTFNVPEGSGGASEADGQVLAQAYAKSAKQGAQEQIAKDLRPGGQIYMAIRGRG